The following coding sequences lie in one Methanorbis furvi genomic window:
- a CDS encoding gamma carbonic anhydrase family protein, protein MDISEGPPKLTRGGKRGERTFVAPNATIAGDVTLGDDVTVLFGAVLRADMAKITIGSRSNVQDNAVIHESIGHPVTIGQNVSIGHGAIIHGCTIEDDCLIGMGAIILNGAVIGKGSLVAAGALVSERKIIPPNSLVMGVPGKVGRELTPEEAAGNLKNAETYVAVGRRYRNEWN, encoded by the coding sequence ATGGATATCAGCGAAGGCCCCCCGAAACTTACCCGTGGCGGGAAGAGGGGAGAACGAACCTTCGTCGCTCCGAACGCGACGATTGCAGGCGACGTCACTTTGGGAGACGACGTCACCGTTCTGTTCGGTGCAGTCCTCAGGGCAGACATGGCGAAAATAACGATTGGCAGCAGATCCAATGTACAGGACAACGCCGTGATCCACGAAAGCATCGGTCATCCGGTAACCATTGGTCAGAACGTCTCCATCGGTCACGGCGCAATCATTCACGGCTGCACCATCGAAGACGACTGCCTGATCGGTATGGGCGCAATAATCCTCAACGGTGCTGTGATCGGCAAAGGCTCGCTCGTTGCCGCAGGAGCACTTGTCTCGGAACGAAAAATAATTCCGCCGAACTCACTCGTCATGGGAGTTCCCGGCAAAGTCGGCAGGGAACTCACTCCCGAAGAGGCTGCCGGCAACCTCAAAAATGCCGAAACGTATGTTGCGGTCGGCAGGAGATACCGCAATGAGTGGAACTGA